The Macaca fascicularis isolate 582-1 chromosome 12, T2T-MFA8v1.1 genome has a segment encoding these proteins:
- the LOC102116643 gene encoding uncharacterized protein isoform X6: MPSFQPSCKQGVIHSGTRTETSEPVRDVKSTYIKPEHSILGPGDALGRQQANTSTQVETRELKDLQIKKERGSEEMPSGRPHGRQVISSEDSDSCEGEETLEASSSASMPRPGEKDKDHLCGAPGPQTSEFRASAS; this comes from the exons GGGTCATCCATTCTGGAACCAGAACAGAAACCTCTGAGCCTGTCCGGGATGTGAAGTCAACATATATAAAGCCAGAACATTCTATCCTTGGCCCAGGTGATGCTCTTGGAAGACAGCAAGCAAACACAAGCACCCAAGTAG AAACCAGGGAACTCAAGGATCTccaaataaaaaaggagagagggTCAGAAGAGATGCCCAGTGGACGGCCACATGGTAGACAAG TGATCAGCAGTGAAGACTCTGATTCCTGTGAGGGCGAAGAGACCCTGGAAGCCTCCAGCTCAGCATCAATGCCCAGGCCTGGTGAGAAGGACAAGGACCATTTGTGCGGGGCTCCAGGACCTCAGACGTCTGAATTCAGAGCATCTGCTTCCTGA